The Tripterygium wilfordii isolate XIE 37 chromosome 5, ASM1340144v1, whole genome shotgun sequence genome window below encodes:
- the LOC119999009 gene encoding pyruvate kinase 1, cytosolic-like isoform X1 — MHSNHLLLEEPIRMASILEPSKPNFFPAMTKIVGTLGPKSRSVEVISGCLNAGMSVARFDFSLGDPEHHQETLENLKAAVKSTKKLCAIMLDTVGPELRVVNKSESSISLVADGFVVLTPNQEREASSEVLPINFDGISKAVKTGDTIFIGQYLFTGSETTSVWLEVSEVKGDDVVCVIKNSATLAGSLFTLHVSQVHINLPTFNDKDKEVISTWGVQNKIDFLSLSCTRHAEDVRQTRALLSKLGDLSQTQIFAKIENIEGLTHFDEILQEADGIILSRGNLGIDLPPEKVFLFQKAALYKCNMAGKPAVVTRVVDSMTDNLRPTRAEATDVANAVLDGSDAILLGAETLRGLYPVETISTVGKICAEAEKVFNQDSYFKKTVKYVGEPMTHLESIASSAVRAAIKVKASVIICFTSSGRAARLIAKYRPTMPVLSVVIPRLKTNQLKWSFSGAFEQMELILFNVQARQSLIVRGLFPMLADPRHPADSTSATNESVLKLALDHGKASGVIKSHDRVVVCQKVGDASVVKIIELED; from the exons ATGCATTCGAATCACTTGCTTCTCGAGGAGCCGATCAGGATGGCTTCGATCCTGGAACCGTCAAAGCCT AATTTTTTTCCTGCAATGACGAAGATTGTTGGTACTTTGGGTCCAAAATCTCGATCTGTTGAGGTTATTTCCGGCTGCCTCAACGCCGGAATGTCAG TGGCTCGGTTTGATTTTTCCTTGGGTGACCCAGAGCACCACCAGGAGACCTTAGAGAACTTGAAGGCCGCTGTGAAGAGCACCAAGAAGCTTTGTGCT ATTATGCTGGACACGGTGGGTCCCGAGTTGCGGGTTGTCAACAAGAGTGAAAGCTCCATTTCACTTGTGGCTGACGGGTTTGTTGTTCTGACACCAAACCAAGAACGGGAAGCTTCTTCAGAAGTTTTACCCATCAACTTTGATGGAATATCGAAG GCGGTCAAGACAGGAGATACCATTTTTATAGGTCAATATCTGTTCACTGGTAGTGAGACGACTTCTGTGTGGCTGGAG GTTTCTGAGGTGAAAGGAGATGATGTGGTTTGTGTGATAAAGAACTCTGCAACACTTGCGGGGTCATTATTCACCTTGCATGTCTCTCAAGTTCATATTAATCTGCCTACCTTCAATGATAAAGATAAGGAG GTCATAAGTACTTGGGGAGTTCAAAACAAAATTGACTTCCTCTCGTTGTCATGTACACGGCATGCTGAAGATGTTCGCCAG ACTCGTGCATTGCTTTCTAAGCTTGGTGACCTCAGCCAGACACAAATTTTTGCGAAGATTGAGAATATAGAA GGATTAACCCATTTTGATGAGATATTACAAGAGGCAGATGGCATTATCCTTTCTCGAGGGAATTTGGGCATAGATCTTCCACCTGAAAAG GTGTTCTTATTCCAAAAAGCTGCCCTTTACAAATGTAATATGGCTGGAAAGCCTGCTGTGGTTACTCGTGTTGTGGACAGCATGACTGACAACTTAAGGCCAACTCGTGCAGAAGCCACTGATGTTGCTAATGCTGTTTTGGATG GAAGCGATGCAATTCTTCTTGGCGCTGAGACTCTACGTGGATTGTACCCTGTTGAAACAATTTCTACGGTTGGAAAAATTTGTGCCGAG GCAGAGAAGGTTTTCAATCAGGACTCATATTTCAAGAAGACTGTCAAATATGTTGGAGAGCCAATGACCCACTTGGAATCTATTGCTTCATCTGCG GTACGAGCGGCGATTAAGGTGAAGGCATCTGTCATTATATGCTTCACTTCGTCTGGAAGGGCTGCAAG GTTGATTGCAAAGTACAGGCCAACAATGCCAGTTCTATCCGTTGTCATTCCGCGCCTCAAGACGAATCAACTAAAATGGAGCTTTAGTGGCGCGTTTGAG CAGATGGAATTAATTTTGTTCAATGTTCAGGCAAGGCAATCCCTCATAGTCAGAGGCCTTTTCCCCATGCTTGCTGATCCACGGCATCCT GCGGATTCCACAAGTGCAACAAATGAGTCAGTTCTAAAGCTTGCCCTTGATCATGGAAAGGCCTCTGGAGTTATAAAGTCGCATGACCGAGTAGTTGTTTGCCAGAAAGTTGGAGATGCATCTGTGGTTAAGATTATTGAGCTTGAAGATTGA
- the LOC119999009 gene encoding pyruvate kinase 1, cytosolic-like isoform X3 has protein sequence MHSNHLLLEEPIRMASILEPSKPNFFPAMTKIVGTLGPKSRSVEVISGCLNAGMSVARFDFSLGDPEHHQETLENLKAAVKSTKKLCAIMLDTVGPELRVVNKSESSISLVADGFVVLTPNQEREASSEVLPINFDGISKAVKTGDTIFIGQYLFTGSETTSVWLEVSEVKGDDVVCVIKNSATLAGSLFTLHVSQVHINLPTFNDKDKEVISTWGVQNKIDFLSLSCTRHAEDVRQTRALLSKLGDLSQTQIFAKIENIEGLTHFDEILQEADGIILSRGNLGIDLPPEKVFLFQKAALYKCNMAGKPAVVTRVVDSMTDNLRPTRAEATDVANAVLDGSDAILLGAETLRGLYPVETISTVGKICAEAEKVFNQDSYFKKTVKYVGEPMTHLESIASSAVRAAIKVKASVIICFTSSGRAARLIAKYRPTMPVLSVVIPRLKTNQLKWSFSGAFEARQSLIVRGLFPMLADPRHPADSTSATNESVLKLALDHGKASGVIKSHDRVVVCQKVGDASVVKIIELED, from the exons ATGCATTCGAATCACTTGCTTCTCGAGGAGCCGATCAGGATGGCTTCGATCCTGGAACCGTCAAAGCCT AATTTTTTTCCTGCAATGACGAAGATTGTTGGTACTTTGGGTCCAAAATCTCGATCTGTTGAGGTTATTTCCGGCTGCCTCAACGCCGGAATGTCAG TGGCTCGGTTTGATTTTTCCTTGGGTGACCCAGAGCACCACCAGGAGACCTTAGAGAACTTGAAGGCCGCTGTGAAGAGCACCAAGAAGCTTTGTGCT ATTATGCTGGACACGGTGGGTCCCGAGTTGCGGGTTGTCAACAAGAGTGAAAGCTCCATTTCACTTGTGGCTGACGGGTTTGTTGTTCTGACACCAAACCAAGAACGGGAAGCTTCTTCAGAAGTTTTACCCATCAACTTTGATGGAATATCGAAG GCGGTCAAGACAGGAGATACCATTTTTATAGGTCAATATCTGTTCACTGGTAGTGAGACGACTTCTGTGTGGCTGGAG GTTTCTGAGGTGAAAGGAGATGATGTGGTTTGTGTGATAAAGAACTCTGCAACACTTGCGGGGTCATTATTCACCTTGCATGTCTCTCAAGTTCATATTAATCTGCCTACCTTCAATGATAAAGATAAGGAG GTCATAAGTACTTGGGGAGTTCAAAACAAAATTGACTTCCTCTCGTTGTCATGTACACGGCATGCTGAAGATGTTCGCCAG ACTCGTGCATTGCTTTCTAAGCTTGGTGACCTCAGCCAGACACAAATTTTTGCGAAGATTGAGAATATAGAA GGATTAACCCATTTTGATGAGATATTACAAGAGGCAGATGGCATTATCCTTTCTCGAGGGAATTTGGGCATAGATCTTCCACCTGAAAAG GTGTTCTTATTCCAAAAAGCTGCCCTTTACAAATGTAATATGGCTGGAAAGCCTGCTGTGGTTACTCGTGTTGTGGACAGCATGACTGACAACTTAAGGCCAACTCGTGCAGAAGCCACTGATGTTGCTAATGCTGTTTTGGATG GAAGCGATGCAATTCTTCTTGGCGCTGAGACTCTACGTGGATTGTACCCTGTTGAAACAATTTCTACGGTTGGAAAAATTTGTGCCGAG GCAGAGAAGGTTTTCAATCAGGACTCATATTTCAAGAAGACTGTCAAATATGTTGGAGAGCCAATGACCCACTTGGAATCTATTGCTTCATCTGCG GTACGAGCGGCGATTAAGGTGAAGGCATCTGTCATTATATGCTTCACTTCGTCTGGAAGGGCTGCAAG GTTGATTGCAAAGTACAGGCCAACAATGCCAGTTCTATCCGTTGTCATTCCGCGCCTCAAGACGAATCAACTAAAATGGAGCTTTAGTGGCGCGTTTGAG GCAAGGCAATCCCTCATAGTCAGAGGCCTTTTCCCCATGCTTGCTGATCCACGGCATCCT GCGGATTCCACAAGTGCAACAAATGAGTCAGTTCTAAAGCTTGCCCTTGATCATGGAAAGGCCTCTGGAGTTATAAAGTCGCATGACCGAGTAGTTGTTTGCCAGAAAGTTGGAGATGCATCTGTGGTTAAGATTATTGAGCTTGAAGATTGA
- the LOC119999009 gene encoding pyruvate kinase 1, cytosolic-like isoform X2, which yields MHSNHLLLEEPIRMASILEPSKPNFFPAMTKIVGTLGPKSRSVEVISGCLNAGMSVARFDFSLGDPEHHQETLENLKAAVKSTKKLCAIMLDTVGPELRVVNKSESSISLVADGFVVLTPNQEREASSEVLPINFDGISKAVKTGDTIFIGQYLFTGSETTSVWLEVSEVKGDDVVCVIKNSATLAGSLFTLHVSQVHINLPTFNDKDKEVISTWGVQNKIDFLSLSCTRHAEDVRQTRALLSKLGDLSQTQIFAKIENIEGLTHFDEILQEADGIILSRGNLGIDLPPEKVFLFQKAALYKCNMAGKPAVVTRVVDSMTDNLRPTRAEATDVANAVLDGSDAILLGAETLRGLYPVETISTVGKICAEAEKVFNQDSYFKKTVKYVGEPMTHLESIASSAVRAAIKVKASVIICFTSSGRAARLIAKYRPTMPVLSVVIPRLKTNQLKWSFSGAFEMELILFNVQARQSLIVRGLFPMLADPRHPADSTSATNESVLKLALDHGKASGVIKSHDRVVVCQKVGDASVVKIIELED from the exons ATGCATTCGAATCACTTGCTTCTCGAGGAGCCGATCAGGATGGCTTCGATCCTGGAACCGTCAAAGCCT AATTTTTTTCCTGCAATGACGAAGATTGTTGGTACTTTGGGTCCAAAATCTCGATCTGTTGAGGTTATTTCCGGCTGCCTCAACGCCGGAATGTCAG TGGCTCGGTTTGATTTTTCCTTGGGTGACCCAGAGCACCACCAGGAGACCTTAGAGAACTTGAAGGCCGCTGTGAAGAGCACCAAGAAGCTTTGTGCT ATTATGCTGGACACGGTGGGTCCCGAGTTGCGGGTTGTCAACAAGAGTGAAAGCTCCATTTCACTTGTGGCTGACGGGTTTGTTGTTCTGACACCAAACCAAGAACGGGAAGCTTCTTCAGAAGTTTTACCCATCAACTTTGATGGAATATCGAAG GCGGTCAAGACAGGAGATACCATTTTTATAGGTCAATATCTGTTCACTGGTAGTGAGACGACTTCTGTGTGGCTGGAG GTTTCTGAGGTGAAAGGAGATGATGTGGTTTGTGTGATAAAGAACTCTGCAACACTTGCGGGGTCATTATTCACCTTGCATGTCTCTCAAGTTCATATTAATCTGCCTACCTTCAATGATAAAGATAAGGAG GTCATAAGTACTTGGGGAGTTCAAAACAAAATTGACTTCCTCTCGTTGTCATGTACACGGCATGCTGAAGATGTTCGCCAG ACTCGTGCATTGCTTTCTAAGCTTGGTGACCTCAGCCAGACACAAATTTTTGCGAAGATTGAGAATATAGAA GGATTAACCCATTTTGATGAGATATTACAAGAGGCAGATGGCATTATCCTTTCTCGAGGGAATTTGGGCATAGATCTTCCACCTGAAAAG GTGTTCTTATTCCAAAAAGCTGCCCTTTACAAATGTAATATGGCTGGAAAGCCTGCTGTGGTTACTCGTGTTGTGGACAGCATGACTGACAACTTAAGGCCAACTCGTGCAGAAGCCACTGATGTTGCTAATGCTGTTTTGGATG GAAGCGATGCAATTCTTCTTGGCGCTGAGACTCTACGTGGATTGTACCCTGTTGAAACAATTTCTACGGTTGGAAAAATTTGTGCCGAG GCAGAGAAGGTTTTCAATCAGGACTCATATTTCAAGAAGACTGTCAAATATGTTGGAGAGCCAATGACCCACTTGGAATCTATTGCTTCATCTGCG GTACGAGCGGCGATTAAGGTGAAGGCATCTGTCATTATATGCTTCACTTCGTCTGGAAGGGCTGCAAG GTTGATTGCAAAGTACAGGCCAACAATGCCAGTTCTATCCGTTGTCATTCCGCGCCTCAAGACGAATCAACTAAAATGGAGCTTTAGTGGCGCGTTTGAG ATGGAATTAATTTTGTTCAATGTTCAGGCAAGGCAATCCCTCATAGTCAGAGGCCTTTTCCCCATGCTTGCTGATCCACGGCATCCT GCGGATTCCACAAGTGCAACAAATGAGTCAGTTCTAAAGCTTGCCCTTGATCATGGAAAGGCCTCTGGAGTTATAAAGTCGCATGACCGAGTAGTTGTTTGCCAGAAAGTTGGAGATGCATCTGTGGTTAAGATTATTGAGCTTGAAGATTGA
- the LOC119999010 gene encoding 60S ribosomal protein L24-like — protein MVLKTELCRFSGAKIYPGRGIRFIRSDSQVFLFANSKCKRYFHNRLKPSKLTWTAMYRKQHKKDIAQEAVKKRRRATKKPYSRSIVGATLEVIQKKRAEKPEVRDAAREAALREIKERIKKTKDEKKAKKAEVTKSQKTQGKGNAPRGAAPKGPKLGGGGGKR, from the exons GACTGAACTCTGTCGCTTCAGTGGAGCCAAGATATACCCGGGGAGAGGCATCAGATTTATTCGTTCTGATTCACAG GTGTTCCTGTTTGCCAACTCAAAGTGCAAGAGGTACTTTCACAATCGGTTGAAGCCTTCGAAGCTTACATGGACAGCCATGTACAGGAAACAACATAAGAAG GATATTGCTCAAGAAGCTGTAAAGAAGAGGAGACGTGCCACCAAGAAGCCTTACTCTAGGTCCATTGTAGGAGCTACCTTGGAAGTTATCCAAAAGAAAAGAGCAGAAAAGCCTGAAGTTCGTGATGCTGCGAGGGAAGCTGCTCTCCG TGAAATCAAGGAGAGGATCAAGAAAACTAAAGATGAGAAGAAGGCTAAGAAGGCAGAGGTTACCAAGTCACAGAAAACGCAGGGCAAGGGTAATGCTCCCAGAGGTGCCGCCCCAAAGGGTCCTAAgcttggtggtggaggtggaaaGCGCTGA